One Lytechinus variegatus isolate NC3 chromosome 14, Lvar_3.0, whole genome shotgun sequence genomic region harbors:
- the LOC121428045 gene encoding sperm-associated antigen 7 homolog has protein sequence MDLLGSILNSMEKPPSVGEKEKKLAQERKKQMEKMKQEDRKRKNEFRAKVEKEVDAFLNDSTRTRLKYPPMDKVYRSIIHDVAEVAGMTSFSFGEAEVDRYIMLFKKEIPPTDEELDAYRRGEKWDPEEARFLAKKVAEEAEKARLLEEARVPAKVVPNSDYKAKYKDLIGEDSAKDAARHLTPNKQFGFVPSDNKRDKRSVEETLDAMRAKKQKKSESGIHQVPGQTDAETSSTSKQDDTHQVESSSQSEGETSSTSNTEDH, from the exons ATGGATTTACTGGGAAGTATTCTGAATTCCATGGAGAAACCTCCTTCAgtaggagagaaagaaaagaagttaGCTCAAG AGAGGAAAAAACAGATGGAGAAGATGAAGCAAGAAGACAGGAAGCGGAAGAACGAATTCAGAGCAAAAGTTGAGAAAGAAGTGGATGCATTTCTGAATGACAGTACAAGGACCAGGCTCAAGTATCCGCCAATGGACAAGGTCTATCGCAGCATAAT ACATGATGTTGCTGAAGTAGCTGGTATGACTTCCTTCTCTTTTGGTGAGGCTGAGGTTGATCGCTATATCATGTTGTTCAAAAAG GAAATCCCACCTACTGATGAGGAACTTGATGCATACAGAAGAGGAGAAAAATGGGACCCGGAGGAGGCCAGGTTCTTAGCCAAGAAAGTG GCAGAGGAAGCGGAGAAGGCAAGGCTGTTGGAAGAAGCGAGAGTACCAGCCAAGGTCGTACCTAATTCAGATTACAAGGCCAAGTACAAAGATCTCATAGGCGAGGATAGTGCCAAAGATGCTGCCCGTCATCTCACGCCGAACAAGCAGTTTGGTTTTG TTCCGAGTGATAATAAACGGGACAAACGTTCTGTAGAGGAGACATTGGATGCGATGCGAGCGAAGAAACAGAAGAAATCTGAGAGCGGGATCCACCAAGTCCCAGGGCAGACCGATGCCGAGACGAGCAGTACGTCAAAACAAGATGACACCCACCAAGTGGAAAGTTCTAGCCAGAGTGAAGGAGAAACTAGCAGTACGTCCAACACTGAAGATCATTGA
- the LOC121427489 gene encoding OTU domain-containing protein 3-like gives MARSAAQNQQRQGQRSTQSQRQGQAKPSKGQRQDAAERKRDERAIRNAYRKMKKDESYLADDQNFASFATQLQSMGLQLRDIPGDGNCLFRALGDQLEGHGRNHMVHRLDVVQYMRDHKENFEPFMEDDVPFERHLSNLAKPGTYAGNDSIVAFARLLKVNVVIHQLNLPVWRIVGSEKPSCKELHISYHNGDHYSSVRKLGDSSEKATNFRGESSSSDDIKTKTKSRTKSKVSDETDSPYTNGAVEENGLTDLEFHIMDETGCENVQLIRDTFMDQDYDVDATIGILLQLTNADWDTLSHDSNSIKSGERSPQGAAGIWSADGSGTRLFGLPEDSDSSSSSKTQPNRTGGGKARNQNSRQQKVQKRLEKKQRQAERHRQRIQGENCHSNTTTSSDEENSSVVLVGQMGELSI, from the exons ATGGCCCGCTCTGCAGCTCAGAACCAACAGCGCCAAGGCCAGCGGTCCACTCAGTCACAGAGACAGGGCCAGGCCAAGCCAAGCAAAGGTCAGCGTCAGGATGCAGCGGAACGGAAGAGGGACGAACGAGCCATCAGGAATGCTTACAGGAAGATGAAGAAGGATGAATCTTACCTTGCCGACGATCAGAACTTTGCCAGCTTTGCCACCCAGCTACAGAGCATGGGTCTCCAGCTGAGGGATATCCCTGGCGATGG GAACTGCTTATTCCGGGCCCTTGGGGATCAGTTGGAGGGACACGGGCGCAACCATATGGTCCACAGGTTGGATGTAGTCCAGTATATGAGGGATCACAAGGAAAACTTTGAGCCGTTCATGGAAGATGATGTTCCCTTCGAGAGACATT TATCTAACTTGGCCAAGCCTGGTACTTATGCAGGGAACGACAGTATAGTGGCCTTCGCTCGCCTCTTGAAGGTTAATGTGGTCATTCATCAATTGAATCTTCCAGTTTGGAGG ATTGTAGGTTCAGAGAAACCTTCATGCAAGGAGCTTCATATATCCTACCATAATGGAGATCACTACTCTAGCGTAAGGAAACTGGGTGACAGTTCAGAAAAAGCCACCAACTTCCGTGGTGAG TCGTCTAGTTCAGATGATATAAAAACGAAGACCAAGTCCAGGACGAAGTCCAAAGTAAGCGACGAGACCGATTCACCATACACGAATGGGGCGGTAGAAGAAAATGGTCTTACGGATCTAGAATTTCATATAATGGATGAGACGGGTTGTGAG AATGTGCAATTAATACGAGATACCTTCATGGACCAAGATTATGATGTAGATGCTACTATAGGAATTTTACTTCAATTAACCAACGCAGATTGGGACACTCTTTCTCATG ATAGTAACTCTATAAAATCAGGGGAGCGATCGCCTCAGGGGGCAGCAGGCATCTGGTCTGCCGATGGTTCCGGGACTAGGTTGTTTGGCTTGCCGGAGGACAGCgatagcagtagcagcagcaagACGCAACCCAACAGGACTGGAGGTGGGAAGGCCAGAAACCAG AATTCACGGCAGCAGAAAGTCCAGAAGAGGCTGGAGAAGAAGCAGAGGCAGGCCGAGAGGCATCGGCAGAGAATACAGGGCGAGAACTGCCACAGCAACACAACGACTAGCAGCGATGAGGAGAACAGCAGCGTCGTGCTGGTCGGCCAAATGGGGGAGCTGTCCATCTGA